Proteins from a single region of Colias croceus chromosome Z, ilColCroc2.1:
- the LOC123705048 gene encoding transient receptor potential cation channel subfamily A member 1 has translation MMWLFRSGDMQQPDPRPCNGPAIVSADAPTAQVATNNVFNEASRKSGIANWLWNLTGRRRQRREKMGDPGGEMQVMLTTPDRVNSGDVCLLTESPYRILRAAESGNVEDFMRLYIGDPNRLTVQDVRGRSAAHQAAARNNTNILQFIKTYSGDLNVQDKAGNTPLHVAIENDALDAIHFLLDAGVLTDVLNGRQQAPIHYATELNKVAALQAFAKYKKLFDADLGGEHGRTALHVAAIHDHDLCAQILISDLNAESKRPCNNGYYPIHEAAKNASSRTMEVFLQWAESKGCTREQMLSLHDNEGNVPLHSAVHGGDIRAVELCLKSGAKISTQHHDLSTPVHLACAQGALEIVKLMFTMQPKEKMVCLNSCDVQKMTPIHCAAMFDHPDIVSYLISEGSDINPLDKERRSPLLLAASRCGWRTVHLLMELGANLELKDINMRNVLHLVVINGGRLEDFAKKCKERSERSLEVLLNEKDNTGCSPLHYASREGHIRSLENLIKLGACINPKNNNNESPLHFAARYGRFHTVCQLLDSDKGTFIINESDGEGLTPLHIASREGHTRVVHLLLNRGALLHRDHNGRNPLHLAAMSGYTQTIELLHSVHSHLLDQLDKDGNTPLHLATMENKPNSIALLLSMGCRLGYNRREMSAIDYAIYYKFPEAALAMVTHEERAQEVMALRSHRHPCVTLALIAYMPRVFEAVQDKCITKADCKKDSKSFYIKYCFSALCPPLKPEDGNKKPDSAIKSPLPALNAMVAHGRVELLAHPLSQKYLQMKWNSYGKYFHLTNLLFYCIFLVFVTLYGYLLMKGPSDTKKQMKNVSEVINETLSGEFVLENENNTNNNISKITIFPFTFAFETMVAFYVSRVTILSYNCVCLIRELYNIKQQKWHYLADPSNFVSWILYVSSTLMVCPTLASHSTDLQYSAASITMFLSWFGLLLLLQRFDQIGIYVVMFLEILQTLIKVLMVFSILIIAFGLSFYVLLSKVGLALTGNHLSFGSIPMSLLRTFAMMLGEIDFVGTYVQPYYKSESEVFLPYPLMTFVILGLFMVLMPILLMNLLIGLAVGDIESVRRNAQLKRLAMQVVLHTELERKLPAFILEKVDKSEVIEYPNTSKSKLGFLDTLLRKWFCNPFTEDAGLDLVLESSDDYMACQLEKQKFRLREISRVVEQQYMLLRLIVQKMEIKTEADDVDEGIIPGESRFPRWNSPRLRQNARPPTNTNRVG, from the exons GCTGCAGAAAGCGGTAATGTCGAGGATTTTATGCGCCTTTACATTGGCGATCCAAACCGCCTGACAGTGCAAGACGTGCGCGGGCGCAGCGCCGCTCATCAAGCCGCAGCGCGAAATAACACCAATATTCTGCAATTCATCAAGACCTATTCTGGCG atttgaACGTCCAAGACAAAGCTGGAAACACTCCACTCCACGTGGCAATAGAAAACGACGCGCTTGATGCAATTCACTTCCTTTTGGACGC GGGCGTCTTAACAGATGTGCTGAATGGAAGACAGCAAGCACCAATACATTATGCTACTGAATTAAACAAG GTGGCCGCGCTTCAAGCATTTGCAAAGTACAAGAAATTATTCGACGCGGACCTTGGTGGAGAGCACGGTCGTACCGCGCTGCACGTCGCTGCTATACACGACCACGACTTGTGTGCCCAGATTCTG ATATCCGATTTAAATGCGGAGTCGAAACGCCCTTGCAACAACGGATACTACCCAATTCACGAAGCGGCCAAGAACGCTTCATCCCGGACCATGGAAGTATTCCTGCAGTGGGCAGAGTCCAAAGGCTGTACCAGAGAGCAAATGCTATCCCTGCATGATAACGAGGGCAATGTGCCCCTGCATTCCGCGGTCCACGGCGGCGACATAAGGGCCGTAGAACTGTGCCTCAAATCTGGGGCAAAAATTTCTACGCAGCACCATGATTTATCTACGCCAGTTCATCTTGCCTGCGCTCAG GGTGCACTTGAGATCGTGAAACTGATGTTCACAATGCAACCAAAAGAGAAAATGGTGTGTCTAAATTCGTGCGACGTTCAAAAAATGACACCCATACATTGCGCAGCCATGTTTGACCATCCTGACATTGTTAGTTACCTCATTTCTGAGGGATCAGACATAAATCCATTGGACAAGGAAAGGCGATCACCCCTGTTGCTGGCCGCCTCCCGGTGCGGCTGGAGAACCGTTCATTTATTg ATGGAACTTGGCGCTAATCTCGAATTAAAGGATATCAACATGcgaaatgttttacatttggTCGTAATAAATGGGGGACGACTTGAGGATTTTGCTAAAAAATGCAAA gAACGTAGTGAGAGGAGTCTGGAAGTCCTCTTAAATGAAAAAGATAATACCGGGTGTTCCCCGCTTCATTACGCCAGCCGTGAAGGTCACATTAGATCCCTCgaaaatttaatcaaactGGGCGCTTGTATCAACCCCAAGAATAATAACAATGAAAGTCCACTGCATTTCGCTGCCAG GTATGGCCGTTTCCACACTGTTTGTCAGTTGCTGGACTCCGATAAAGGAACGTTTATCATCAATGAAAGTGACGGTGAAGGTTTGACACCGCTTCACATTGCGTCGCGGGAAGGGCACACCCGAGTAGTTCATTTGCTGCTCAATAGAGGGGCTTTGCTTCACCGAGACCACAACGGTCGCAATCCGCTCCATCTAGCGGCCATGAGTGGATACACGCAAACTATTGAGCTCCTACATTCCGTGCATTCACACCTTCTAGACCAGTTGGATAAAGATGGC AACACCCCGCTTCACTTGGCCACGATGGAGAACAAACCGAATTCCATAGCGCTTCTGCTTTCAATGGGATGTCGCCTCGGCTACAATAGGCGTGAAATGAGTGCTATTGACTACGCTATATATTACAAATTCCCTGAAGCTGCTCTCGCAATGGTCACTCATGAAGAAAG GGCTCAAGAAGTAATGGCCCTACGATCTCATCGCCACCCCTGCGTGACCTTAGCATTGATAGCTTACATGCCCCGTGTGTTTGAAGCAGTTCAAGATAAATGTATCACTAAAGCCGACTGCAAGAAAGATTCTAAGAGTTTCTAT atCAAATACTGCTTCTCCGCCCTATGTCCTCCGTTAAAACCTGAGGATGGGAATAAGAAACCGGATAGCGCTATAAAATCACCATTACCAGCCCTAAAC GCAATGGTAGCTCATGGTCGCGTTGAATTATTAGCACATCCGCTCAGCCAAAAATACTTGCAAATGAAATGGAACTCGTACGGAAAATACTTTCATCTGACCAATTTGTTATTCTATTGCATATTTCTTGTGTTTGTGACCCTCTATGGCTATCTCTTAATGAAAGGACCGTCTGATACTAAGAAACAGATGAAAAACGTATCGGAAGTTATAAACGAAACACTAAGCGGTGAATTTGTGCTCgagaatgaaaataatacGAACAACAacataa gtaaaataacaatatttccGTTCACCTTTGCATTCGAAACCATGGTAGCATTCTACGTAAGCAGGGTTACGATCCTGTCCTACAACTGTGTTTGCCTGATTCGAGAGCTGTATAACATAAAGCAACAGAAATGGCATTACCTTGCTGATCCATCCAATTTTGTTTCCTGGATATTATACGTCAGCTCCACGCTGATGGTTTGCCCCACCTTAGCTTCTCATTCGACTGATCTGCAg TATTCTGCTGCATCGATAACTATGTTTTTATCCTGGTTTGGACTACTTCTGCTCTTACAACGCTTCGACCAGATCGGAATCTACGTAGTGATGTTCCTGGAAATCCTACAAACTCTGATCAAAGTGCTAATGGTCTTttccattttaattattgcatTTGGATTGTCATTCTACGTACTGCTGTCAAAAGTTGGTTTGGCTCTTACG GGAAATCATCTGTCTTTTGGAAGCATTCCCATGTCGCTGTTGAGGACATTTGCCATGATGCTTGGTGAAATTGATTTCGTTGGTACATATGTGCAACCGTACTACAAATCTGAATCTGAAGTGTTTCTACCATATCCTTTAATGACGTTTGTAATACTAGGACTTTTCATGGTACTCATGCCAATTCTGCTAATGAATCTGCTCATCGGTTTGGCTGTTGGTGACATTGAGAGCGTTCGGCGAAATGCTCAGTTGAAGCGTTTAGCTATGCAA GTTGTCCTGCACACGGAGCTGGAAAGAAAACTACCCGCTTTTATTTTGGAGAAAGTAGATAAATCTGAGGTGATTGAGTATCCCAATACTAGCAAGAGTAAACTGGGTTTCCTCGACACTCTTTTGCGTAAGTGGTTCTGCAATCCTTTTACCGAAGACG ctGGTTTGGATCTTGTACTTGAGAGCAGTGATGATTACATGGCATGTCAATTAGAGAAACAAAAATTTCGGCTCCGTGAAATAAGTCGTGTAGTGGAACAACAGTACATGTTACTGAGGCTTATTGTGCag aaaatggaaataaaaactGAGGCGGATGATGTGGATGAAGGAATCATACCAGGCGAGTCTCGCTTTCCCCGCTGGAACTCCCCTCGGCTCCGCCAGAATGCTCGCCCTCCAACTAACACCAATAGGGTCGGCTGA